In a genomic window of Muntiacus reevesi chromosome 1, mMunRee1.1, whole genome shotgun sequence:
- the DNALI1 gene encoding axonemal dynein light intermediate polypeptide 1 — MIPPADSLLKYDTPVLVSRNTEKRSPKARPLKVSPQQPGPSGPVPQPPKTKLPSTSCVPDPTKQAEEILNAILPPREWVEDTQLWIQQVSSTPSTRMDVVHLQEQLDLKLQQRQARETGICPVRRELYSQCFDELIREVTINCAERGLLLLRVRDEIRMTIAAYQTLYESSVAFGMRKALQAEQGKSDMERKIAELETEKRDLERQVNEQKAKCEAVEKRESERRQVEEKKHNEEIQFLKRTNQQLKAQLEGIIAPKK; from the exons ATGATTCCCCCAGCGGACTCTCTGCTTAAGTATGACACCCCGGTGTTGGTGAGCCGGAATACTGAGAAACGGAGCCCCAAA GCTCGGCCATTGAAAGTCAGCCCCCAGCAACCTGGACCCTCGGGTCCCGTCCCACAGCCACCCAAGACCAAGCTCCCCTCAACTTCCTGTGTCCCAGATCCTacaaagcaagcagaagaaaTCTTGAATGCCATCCTGCCCCCAAG GGAGTGGGTGGAGGACACGCAGCTATGGATCCAGCAGGTGTCCAGCACCCCCAGCACCAGGATGGACGTGGTGCACCTCCAGGAGCAGCTGGACCTGAAGCTGCAGCAGCGGCAGGCCCGGGAGACCGGCATCTGCCCAGTGCGCCGGGAGCTGTACTCGCAGTGTTTTG ATGAGCTGATCCGCGAGGTCACCATCAACTGTGCGGAgcgggggctgctgctgctgcgggtGCGGGACGAGATCCGCATGACCATCGCCGCCTACCAGACCCTGTATGAGAGCAGCGTGGCGTTCGGCATGAGGAAGGCGCTGCAGGCCGAGCAGGGGAAGTCAGACATGGAGAGGAAA ATTGCAGAATTAGAAACGGAAAAGCGAGATCTGGAGAGGCAAGTGAACGAGCAGAAGGCAAAATGTGAGGCTGTTGAGAAGCGGGAGAGCGAGAGGAGACAGGTGGAGGAGAAGAAGCACAACGAGGAGATACAGTTCCTGAAGCGGACGAATCAGCAGCTGAAG gcCCAACTGGAAGGCATTATTGCACCAAAGAAGTGA